The Lates calcarifer isolate ASB-BC8 linkage group LG18, TLL_Latcal_v3, whole genome shotgun sequence region CTTCTTATGGAACACATATAATGCACTATTTACAAGATGATGCAGATTAGTCAGTGACCACCTGACCTTTTCTTTTGTACCACCTagaggttttgtttgttcttaGTTACCATGCTGTAATAGATCTTAGATTAGTATTTGTTCCTAATGCGTTTTTtactcttctcttcttcttgttgCTATAGGTGAAATCAGTCTGTGGTGTTACAGCTGTTAAAGGCagatgatagaaaaaaaaatcttcatgtgaaaatgtcacagattaGTTTAAACTGtggaaacactgaatcaaatTAATGGAAAAAGGATTTAATGATTTAACTCACGACTGatcttgtttgtctgtgtctgaccTCAGGTCGTGCTGAGTCTTCATCAAAGGTGTAAGTACATTtcatttacacagacacacacaaaagaccaacacattttaatgttaaaacatgTCAATGTTGTCTGACCTTTCTCTGATGTTACCTGTAAATTAGATCAGGTGACTTCAGCACAGGGTGTGggttttaatgtctgtgtgttttgtttgggtGGGTGTCTCAACAGATCAAATGAGTCTTTGCCTGAAGACGAGAAACGGAAGTgagtcattcatttcattttcagagcaAATATGTCCTATCTGTTTATGTATTACACccaatgtttatttaaatataatgtatattatttatatatgtgtgtttttgtgcgtgaTCAGGAACTATGGAGGTGTGTATGTGGGTTTACCAACAGACCTGAGCAGCATTCCTCAAGTACAGATAGGATCACTaagaggtaacacacacatttctatttacacatttaaacaaattaaaaaattactGTCACAGTATCTTCAAAAGTTTTAACATAGTTCAAGTTTCTGTCTGTTATTAGAGTTAGTGACACTTGTAAGATTTGGCACAAACAGCTGTTACATTGTTActagactccactgacaaaaacagtaattttacagagcagaacacaggagctgctggaataccactgcttcatctgttagttagtttgcgttattgtgtggtacttttacttaagtagctgatctgaatacttcttccaccactgagagtcacatAATAAcaatggaggcagtggtattccagcagctcctgtgttctgctcagtgaaaTTACTGATTTggtcaatggagtctggtagtgacatatagtgatgtttctggttaaacaaaaatgattttacacTTCACACAAAATGTCTATTGCTGTAgaaatcctatccataatgttgtcagacatttatATAAACAATCTGAGCTGATGTCAGTGGAAACAACAAGCACCTTAGTGGACGTTTGGGATTATTGTTTTGTTCCCTCAGTTACCACTTCTTCATGAAACGTTTCACAATATCAGATTAAGTCAGCTGTCAGTGCGTAAGAGGCAGCATGCATACACAAGAGAATAATACTTCATATCCAGTTCCCAATGTcctacacatgcatacacacacacacacacacatacacagcctcagtttcctgttgaaTCTCTGGGGCCATGAGGGCatgggagaaagaaaacactgatcacTTCACAGAGTGTTTGTTAGTGTTTCATCTTTGTGACTCTAGTTTGTGCATGTATCAATATCGTAcatgtatttcatattttattggTGCTACATGTGTATTTAATTTGCTACATGTcgtgtgcttttgtgtgtgttgtgtattaaTGAAAGTGTTGTCCTCAGAGGTTGACAAAGACTCGTCCCTCAGGAAGCCACTGTGGGGGAACGGACTATAATTTTTAATGAAGAGCCAGGTCTGTGCAcgctgttgtgtgtgtgtgtgtgtgtgtatatgtgtttgacgacctcctcctgcttctcttttccttttcagtaaTGAGAGCTATGATGTTGTGTCAGCAGTTAAAGGACCATACCACTGCTTTACATGTTGTATACCGATATGTAATATCAGTATAATCattggtggaaagtaactaaagtgctgtacttaagtacaattttgaggtgctatacttgagtatttccattttatgctacgTAATACTTCTACGCTACTACACTTTATCAGCAAATACTAAAGATTTTTGACCCCTGGAGGGAAGTTTACCAGCAAGATATACAGTAGTTACCGcatataattaattaatcgaTTAgtggataaaaataaatttattgGAATTTGAAGTCATACAAAATGCAATAAATCACAATAATACAGTTGGATAAACCctatacatatatatcattTATTATCAAACTAAAGTGATTTCGTAAACAAATTACATGtagatataaataaatttaatgtggaaaaaactGTAGGTTAGATGCAAAAAATTGATCTAATtaagaaaatacaataaatgataaaaacaaaactgattaaataaataataataaatgagtagcaagaaaacatacaaaataataaGTAAACTATAGACAGTATGGGGTCAGTAATACCAAACTTCAATATTAGTGGCATCCATTTTTCTACATAGGATAAAAATGGGCAGATCGAACTGAAATCTACCCAAGTATTTACAGACAAAATTCAGGTTTTCATCAAGTAAAATCATTGATTGTAAGCAAGTTTAGTTTTTGCACAATACTCGCACCAGTGGCTGCCTGGAAGGTCTagaaaaaacattcagaaatctaaaatgttctGTTGTAGTAAAGAGGAAGTATGGTAAGATGAAATGAATcgacaaacacaagaaaaaaacactcgTATGGTCCTTTAAGATAAAAGCTCCACAGCTGTTTGACATGAATATTTCTCAACTAGTTACATGGATATTAAATAATTCAGTCACTTAAGTTGAATCAGGatgttttaaaaactaattGTAAAAGTAAGATAATCTTGTAATTCATTACCATTAATTGTATAGTATTTACTTAATAAATGACCCAGTGCAGTGattattttcttcactgtgtCCATCATCAAATTCTCCTTGTGGAAGTGaagtttatttgttgtttttgtctgtgaacTGAAGGAAGCTGCAGAAGAAAGATGCAGCAAGAAAGAGTTTGTcgagggagaagaagaaagaagatgagGCTCTCCTGGTGTCCTCCTTCAGGTTCTCAGTGGTATTATCAGGAGCCCACCAAGTCTCAAAAGGGAAACAGCGGCAAGACTCAGTGGAGCTAATCTTCTCTCTCGGCGTGGTCTGTAAGGAATTACGTGACTGTGGCCTGTTGTAGTGACCCTGACAAACTGGTTCTAGACTTTCATGCTTTTATGGAAGCGGATGTCGACCTGGACTCAAAGAAACATGGACAGGTTTGCTGTTTAGATCGTGGATGAAGGTTTTTATTCCAAACACAGAGGACTCCATTGGGAGCTTTTCAT contains the following coding sequences:
- the LOC108895896 gene encoding overexpressed in colon carcinoma 1 protein homolog, whose amino-acid sequence is MGCGNSSPATTNNNTSSSTGGRAESSSKVSNESLPEDEKRKNYGGVYVGLPTDLSSIPQVQIGSLREVDKDSSLRKPLWGNGL